A part of Rhipicephalus microplus isolate Deutch F79 chromosome 8, USDA_Rmic, whole genome shotgun sequence genomic DNA contains:
- the LOC119165728 gene encoding chymotrypsin-2 — protein MIPTAVKSLIGLSLLLVTLHGLSAQKVTLNPKGCGVSFHKTMIVNGTEVKETQYPWMVFLELKYADAARACGGTIITERHVLTAAHCLVLDNIYVQKVVVTYGSVDRRNGKKVEASKMIIHKGYHMTKHVNDIALLEVKYAFQFSKEVTPICLPMTRVPLVNKNAIVSGWGSLYYGGQGVDFLRQTTVSIYPSIICSLLYSRLDYSDVYQCCANRVGRGACKGDSGGPLMLRTGTGRFQQVGIVSYGTGTCGGIFNPQVYTRVDGYVDWLTRGVSSSTGYKPLGEQKTYML, from the exons ATGATTCCGACAGCAGTGAAATCCCTAATAGGGCTGAGCCTTCTCCTGGTCACGCTTCATGGG ctgtctGCGCAAAAGGTGACGCTAAATCCTAAAG GTTGTGGTGTGTCCTTCCACAAGACCATGATAGTGAATGGCACTGAAGTCAAAGAAACTCAGTATCCGTGGATG GTGTTTCTGGAGCTTAAATACGCTGACGCTGCGAGAGCTTGCGGTGGTACAATTATTACTGAGCGCCACGTTCTCACAGCCGCCCACTGCCTAGTATT GGACAATATATACGTGCAGAAGGTTGTTGTTACATACGGCAGTGTGGACCGTCGTAATGGCAAGAAGGTCGAAGCTTCGAAGATGATCATTCACAAGGGTTACCACATGACGAAGCACGTGAACGACATAGCCCTCCTTGAG GTGAAATATGCGTTCCAATTTAGCAAAGAAGTCACACCCATCTGCTTGCCTATGACTCGTGTGCCACTCGTCAACAAAAATGCCATCGTGTCTGGATGGGGATCTCTTTACTACG GTGGACAAGGCGTAGACTTTCTTCGTCAAACAACAGTTTCAATTTATCCTAGCATAATATGCTCATTGCTATATTCAAGGCTTGACTACTCGGACGTCTATCAATGCTGCGCCAACAGAGTAGGGAGGGGTGCGTGCAAA GGTGACTCTGGCGGACCTCTGATGCTTCGTACCGGCACTGGCCGCTTCCAGCAAGTTGGCATTGTCTCGTACGGCACTGGCACTTGTGGTGGAATCTTCAATCCGCAGGTGTACACTAGAGTGGATGGCTACGTGGACTGGCTGACTCGGGGAGTATCTTCGAGTACCGGCTACAAGCCCCTTGGTGAGCAAAAGACGTACATGCTCTGA